TAATACAGCTTCGGATCTAAGACCCGAGGTTATAAAAAACAACCTATTAGCAGCAGTtttacttgaaaattctttcttcctcttcttttatGTATTTCTGAACAATGGGCAGACTTTTTTCTCTTAGAGTTTACTTCACATTATTGAATTGTGAAACAGTTTTGGCACCTAACTCCAAGGAAAACGATCCAACGAACAACTGTTATGCTTTAAAACTAATAAATATTACTGCCCATCTCTACTTTCAATTTCATTAACCAGTATTGACTTCCTTCTCGGTGCAGGAACAGAGATATCCAATTGTACCAGGGAACAGTCAAGTGCATTAATGGCTGATATTCACTCAGTTCACTTCTACTAGTAGTTTTACCACTGAACGGCCATGAACTCCATTTTGGCATCATGTGTATAATTAGGTTATGGCGGGCATTTTACCAGAAGTTTCCATCGTACCAATCTACCGTGTGTGAATATTACTGTTGACGGATATACTCGGGGGTGGGTGCAGGGTGCTGATTTCAACCAAGTTCACCAACTTCATTCTTCAATGATGGAGTGCCATTGATGTAATGTATAAACATTAATTGTCACAACTGTGgctctttcaaaaaaatgtaaaagaacagaaaaaaagaaatttgtatgTTGAGGTGATGTTTATGCTATGCTTGTAACTTGTATGTTGGCGCCTTCCATTActtttgcattaaaaaattaatgaaaaaaaaaaatcagatcgaaGACCCATCCCTGTCCCAACTCCAGTAACCAACTACTTGAAGGTTTCTTTCAATCACAAGATTTGAACATGAAACATCTCTTTGTCCTTGTTTCAAATCTGTCATGAACGTTGACATCAGGTAAATCTGAAAAACTAAGATCGTTAAACTGATAAGAACAGAAACTACACTTAATCTTAGCCAAAAAGCCGAGAAAagtattcaaaaaaaaaaaaaactagatcaTTCGCTGCCGACAAAATCTACGAAGAAAACACATGAAATTTTAGTTCTGAAAATGTGGGTTGCTTAGATATTGCACAACTAAATTGCGGATGGTACTGTCTGATCCTCGACTGTTCTGAGAATTAGCTCGCACTTATCTTTATTGGCCTACCGACATTCACGAATTTTTTTATAGACCCGCTTTCTGGTGGCTACTAACAAATTAATGGGCCGCATTCTGCAAGGGAGTCGTTGATGCACCTTAAAGATAAAACGTACTCTTGATTAATACTTTGCACAGCGGTTTAGGTGAACTGCTCTGAAGCCATCTACAGCACCGGGAGGGCGCAATTCTTCAGAAAATTTAAATGAAACTCCAGTGTGCTGATCGAGCCAATGAGCAGACATGTATTCAAGAACTGCTTTCCTTCAATTCATTTCGTCACCAAAAAAAGCATCCCTTTCGCCTTATTGATCGATTGCAACGACTCCCATCTTGAAATCGACCGACCAGAAGCACTATTCAAACCTTCATCATCACGCGGGCTCTCTACTTGATTTTCCCTGGTGAAAAACGAGTTCACTTTTATTGAAAACCACTGCTTTATGATTGAGATTCTTTTCAACAAACGCTTCCTTTGTTCCTTGcctttttttattctatataaagGCTGGGAGCTCTGCTTTAGCTTCTCATCAGCACAGCAAGACTTTCAGGGGTGCTACAGAGAtcagaggaagagaaagatggGTGATGTTATAGTTGCTTCACTTGTGATCGTGTCCCTCTTGGTTTCCTTGGTGGATGCTCATGCTCTGAGTGTAGATTACTACGCGAAGACGTGCCCAGATGTGGATGCCATTGTCGCAAAGGTGGTGAAGAAGGCCGCCATGGGAGACTCAACTGTCCCTTCCGCATTGCTTCGGATGCATTTTCACGATTGCTTTAtcagagtctctctctctctatctctctctctctctctctctctctctctctctctctctctatatatatatatatatatatatatatatatatatatatatatatatatatatatcttttaagTTGCTGGATTTACTTGGGTTGGTTGGTGTTGTAGGGTTGTGATGGATCGGTGCTGCTGAATTCGACTAAGACCAACAAAGCCGAGAAAGATGGAACTCCCAACATCTCTCTGCATGCGTTCTACGTGATCGACCACGCGAAGGAGGAGCTTGAGGCTGCCTGCCCCGGTGTGGTCTCATGTGCTGACATCATTGCTCTTGCTGCTAGAGATTCAGTGGCTCTTGTAAGCATAATCAAAgctatttggatttaatttttcatgcattcatGCGATTCAAAGGCGagatttaaaatctttattATGGATAAATGTGATTGATAAGGATCATTCGTGATTAGTAGTCTTAACTAGTTATGAgtaggatgtaaatggatcTGATATTCGACTTAATCGGATCTCATTTAATCTGGTTAGCATTTGGACTTGAGCTTGAACTTGATCCTTTTAAACTCAAATCTGGATCCGAGTTGCATGGGGCATGTCATCCACGTGTAATGAGGTCTAACTCAGCTCAAATCTGGCAAAATTTCACAAATATAGACAAGTTTCAAGAGCTTAATTTCATTTAAATACCTGTTTAATGACATTATTCAGCTATGTGTTTTGATTATCCTTTTTTCTCTGCTGAATCTTCCTTAGTCGGGAGGACCAAGTTGGGAGGTGCCCAAAGGAAGGAAAGATGGAAGAATTTCCATAGCCAACGAGACTAAACTCCTGCCACCTCCCACTTTCAATTTCTCTCAGCTGATTCAGAGCTTCTCTCAAAGGGGACTTTCCCTCCAGGATTTGGTAGCACTCTCAGGTGACTACATAAGTTTctctaatctctctctccctctctctctctctctctctctctctctctctctctctctctctctctctctctatatatatatatatatatatatatatatatatatatatatataatatatatatatatatatatatatatatatatatatatatatatatatatatatatatatatatatatatatatatatatatacacacctgCACTTTGCACCCATGTGATATAACATAGATCCAACCAGCTGACCTCCATGGTTGTGGTTCATGCAGGTGGGCACACCCTTGGCTTCGCGCACTGTTCATCGTTCCAGAACAGAATCCACAAATTCAACTCGAGCTTCGACGTGGATCCGGCAATGGAGCCGCAGTTTGCCGCGAGTCTGAGGCAGACATG
This window of the Nymphaea colorata isolate Beijing-Zhang1983 chromosome 2, ASM883128v2, whole genome shotgun sequence genome carries:
- the LOC116248300 gene encoding peroxidase 64, producing the protein MGDVIVASLVIVSLLVSLVDAHALSVDYYAKTCPDVDAIVAKVVKKAAMGDSTVPSALLRMHFHDCFIRGCDGSVLLNSTKTNKAEKDGTPNISLHAFYVIDHAKEELEAACPGVVSCADIIALAARDSVALSGGPSWEVPKGRKDGRISIANETKLLPPPTFNFSQLIQSFSQRGLSLQDLVALSGGHTLGFAHCSSFQNRIHKFNSSFDVDPAMEPQFAASLRQTCPIHNKARNAGSIMDPTATVFDNMYYKHLVQGRGLFTSDQALLSNLESKNLVHKFAESQEAFEKAFVKSILKMGSLVGEGEVRLDCRVVR